DNA sequence from the Paenibacillus physcomitrellae genome:
CTTCCCATCGGTTCAGGAATGTGTTGGAGGCCGTCAAGCATTCATAACCCAAAGCACAGTTGGACAAATGTTCATACAGGCGGTTCTCCGGATATTCGTCTCTAAGACGTTTTACACTATTCTTCAAATCAAGCGGATCACAGTTGAGCGGATTCCACTTCTCAGGGTCGTCGCTCATCCGGGCCGTGACATAGAACTGCCCGTCTTTCCAGACGACTGCGGAATAACCGAACAATGGCAGCTTATAATCCTTGTCTGTCTTGATGTAGCCGGGCAGACAAAGGCGGGTAAATCCCTGCGGAAGCAAGGCGCCGACAGCCTGGACATTGCCCGGCAGCGGCTGCATTTCACCCGTCTCCGGGTCCATGCCTACAGGGCGGGTGCTTGGCAAGCCCACCAGCGTTGCTCCGTTAGGAAGCGGAATTAATTCGTCTTCCATAATTTCGACGATCATATCGCCGCTTCTGGCCAAGCCGTAAAGCGTATCGTGATCGAATACGTTACCTTGTTCATCTGCATATACCAAATACATAATAATCTCCTTATAAATCGGCGGGCCGGCGGGTGTTCAGCCGGCCCGGCCAGGGTTTAGACGCCCGACGGCGCTGATGAACCGGACGACGGGGATGAGGCGGCCGTCCGGGTACGGCGGGCTGTGGAAGCTGACGCCGGGGACGATTGGGAACCGCTGCCCTTCTCGGGCGGTGTATCAAACGAAGCAATAAATTCTTCGTTTGTTTTGGCATTGCGCAGTTTTCTTAAGAATCCTTCGACGAAGTCGTAGGAATCGTTCATATTTTTGCGGACACTCCACAAGGTATCGAGCTCTTCCTTCGTCAGCAGAGCCTCCTCGCGGCGTGTGCCGGAACGGCGAATATCGATGGCAGGGAAGATGCGGCGTTCAGCCAGCTTGCGGTCAAGATGCAGCTCCATATTGCCCGTACCTTTAAACTCTTCATAAATAATATCATCCATACGCGAGCCCGTATCAACCAGAGCCGTAGCCAGAATCGTCAAGCTGCCGCCTTCTTCCACGTTCCTCGCTGAGCCGAAAAACCGCTTCGGACGATGGAAGGACGCCGGGTCGATACCGCCGCTGAGCGTTCTGCCGGATGGAGGCACAACCAAGTTGTAGGCACGCGCCAGACGGGTGATGCTGTCCATCAGAATCACAACGTCTTTCTTGTGCTCCACCAGACGAAGAGCACGCTGCAGCACAAGCTCCGCTACCTTGATATGGTTCTCGGGCAGCTCGTCGAACGTTGAAGCGACAACCTCTCCCTGAACGGAGCGCTGCATGTCGGTCACTTCTTCCGGCCGTTCATCGATCAGCAGGACAAATAGGGAAATATCCGGACGGTTCGTAGAGATGCTGTTAGCGATTTCCTTAAGAAGGATCGTCTTGCCGGCTTTAGGAGGGGCTACGATCAAACCGCGTTGTCCAAGCCCGACGGGAGCAAGCAAATCCATAATCCGGGTCGACAAATGGTTGGGAGCTGTTTCTAGCACCAGCTTCTCTTGAGGATACAGCGGTGTCAATGCAGGAAAGTGCAAACGTTCAGAGGCCAGTTCAGGGTTCTCCCCATTCACGGCATTCACTTGCAGAAGTCCGAAATAGCGCTCATTCTCTTTAGGAGCCCGGCATTTACCGGATACGAGGTCGCCCGTCCGCAGGTCGAATCTGCGAATTTGGGAAGCGGAAATATAAATGTCCTCAGTGCTTGGCAAATAGTTGATAGGTCTGAGGAAACCATATCCTTCAGGCAAAATCTCAAGCACGCCTTCCATAAACATTAAACCACTCTGCTCGGCCTGAGCACGCAAAATAGCAAAGATCAGTTCTTTCTTCTTAAGCTGCCCATAGTAAGGAATCTGATACTGTTTAGCCAGCTTATAAAGATCTGTAAGTTTTTTTTCTTCCAGATCAGCAATTTGAAGATCCATTGTGAAATACCACCTATTCAATTATAAATATCTATCTACTGAGAGTATGAGATCTGGGAGACTAGCAGAGGATACTATAGTTATACCCGCCACAAAGAGGAGTTATGCCGCTTTTGCAAAATAAGACAGGAACGGCAGCACCACATTATAGGAAAAGTTCCGGTGCACCATGGCCCCATGAGGAAAAGCATTAGACGCGCAGGTTGGTAGACAAATCATTACCGCCCTGCACGTCCTGAGTTTATTATTCGGTTTGACGCCAGACATCCGCGCCAAGCGATCTAAG
Encoded proteins:
- the rho gene encoding transcription termination factor Rho; translation: MDLQIADLEEKKLTDLYKLAKQYQIPYYGQLKKKELIFAILRAQAEQSGLMFMEGVLEILPEGYGFLRPINYLPSTEDIYISASQIRRFDLRTGDLVSGKCRAPKENERYFGLLQVNAVNGENPELASERLHFPALTPLYPQEKLVLETAPNHLSTRIMDLLAPVGLGQRGLIVAPPKAGKTILLKEIANSISTNRPDISLFVLLIDERPEEVTDMQRSVQGEVVASTFDELPENHIKVAELVLQRALRLVEHKKDVVILMDSITRLARAYNLVVPPSGRTLSGGIDPASFHRPKRFFGSARNVEEGGSLTILATALVDTGSRMDDIIYEEFKGTGNMELHLDRKLAERRIFPAIDIRRSGTRREEALLTKEELDTLWSVRKNMNDSYDFVEGFLRKLRNAKTNEEFIASFDTPPEKGSGSQSSPASASTARRTRTAASSPSSGSSAPSGV